In the Periophthalmus magnuspinnatus isolate fPerMag1 chromosome 4, fPerMag1.2.pri, whole genome shotgun sequence genome, one interval contains:
- the LOC117369500 gene encoding transmembrane protein 275-like: MVPPDKSSKQTKVPRQPTKWRQSLPSPALCCACGLCILLAGINITLVGAFAFGTFMPSGNPPIIIGPLLLLLALGFFTGCCVVSRRPPAHTANQAKGGEKWGLMRMGAVAFEMETSEHTLQDTTAVQLSPTNSPASSHKSNSSHGANSAPLPCQSGGGLIAALGESIAGT, from the coding sequence ATGGTGCCTCCTGATAAAAGCTCCAAACAAACCAAGGTGCCCAGGCAGCCCACCAAGTGGAGGCAGAGTCTGCCCTCTCCGGCCCTGTGCTGTGCCTGTGGTCTGTGCATCTTGTTGGCTGGCATTAACATCACTCTGGTGGGGGCCTTTGCCTTTGGTACCTTCATGCCCTCAGGTAACCCACCCATCATCATCGGACCCCTGCTTTTATTATTGGCCCTGGGCTTCTTCACTGGTTGTTGCGTGGTCAGCAGGAGGCCTCCAGCCCACACCGCTAACCAGGCTAAGGGGGGAGAAAAGTGGGGGCTGATGCGTATGGGGGCCGTGGCCTTTGAGATGGAGACCAGTGagcacacactgcaggacacTACAGCCGTTCAGCTCAGTCCAACTAACTCTCCAGCATCCTCGCACAAGTCTAACTCCAGCCATGGGGCCAATAGTGCCCCGCTCCCCTGTCAGAGCGGGGGCGGTCTGATTGCGGCTCTGGGTGAGAGCATAGCGGGAACTTGA
- the mknk1 gene encoding MAP kinase-interacting serine/threonine-protein kinase 1, giving the protein MVGYGMMTELQSLQAPLKDSPSTLSQVGQSCGVSQDTGLSAEQIQQLSDGPTECEKSQAVNIADAVKRKKKKRTRATDSFTGSFDDLYKLTDEVLGQGAYAKVQGCIGLQNRMEYAVKIIEKCAGHSRSRVFREVETLYQCQGNKNILELIQFFEDGNCFYLVFEKLRGGSILTHIQNRKHFDELEASKVVRDIAQALDFLHTKGIAHRDLKLENILCEFTDQVSPVKICDFDLGSGVKLSSACTPITTPELTTPCGSAEYMAPEVVEVFTDEASFYDKRCDLWSLGVILYILLSGSPPFTGHCGSDCGWDRGETCRTCQNNLFESIQQGKYEFPDRDWAHITEGAKDLISKLLVRDATLRLSAAQVLIHPWVQGNAPERGLPTPHVLQRNSSTKDLTQFAAEAIAFNRQLSQHDEQQEDVGAIVCSMRLSPPSNSRLARRRAQSSALRTKDFAPASDDLAG; this is encoded by the exons ATGGTGGGGTACGGTATGATGACGGAACTACAATCCCTCCAGGCTCCTCTAAAG GACAGCCCCAGCACTCTGAGCCAAGTTGGGCAGAGCTGTGGGGTATCTCAGGACACTGGGCTTAGTGCAGAGCAAATACAACAACTATCTGACGGCCCTACAG AATGTGAAAAAAGCCAAGCAGTAAATATTGCGGATGCTgttaaaagaaagaagaagaaaaggaccAGAGCCACGGATAGCTTCACCGGCAGTTTTGATG ATCTGTACAAACTCACTGATGAAGTGCTGGGCCAGGGAGCTTATGCAAAAGTACAAGGCTGTATTGGTCTGCAGAACAGAATGGAGTATGCTGTGAAA ATTATTGAGAAGTGTGCTGGGCATAGTCGCAGCAGAGTCTTTAGAGAAGTGGAGACACTTTATCAGTGCCAAGGAAATAA GAACATTTTGGAATTGATCCAGTTCTTTGAAGATggcaactgtttttatttagtatttgagaaGCTACGTGGAG GCTCAATTCTTACACATATTCAGAACCGAAAGCACTTTGATGAATTGGAGGCCAGCAAAGTAGTAAGGGATATTGCCCAAGCGCTTGACTTTCTTCACACAAAAG GCATTGCTCATAGAGACCTAAAGTTAGAAAATATACTTTGTGAATTCACAGATCAG GTTTCTCCAGTGAAGATATGCGACTTCGACCTTGGGAGTGGAGTGAAACTCAGCAGTGCCTGTACTCCCATAACTACTCCAGAGCTTACTACACCG TGTGGTTCAGCAGAATACATGGCTCCAGAAGTAGTGGAGGTGTTCACTGATGAAGCCTCTTTCTATGACAAGCGCTGTGACTTGTGGAGTCTTGGTGTTATCCTTTACATTCTTTTAAGTGGAAGTCCTCCGTTCACTGGGCACTGTGGCAGTGACTGTGGCTGGGACCGCGGTGAGACCTGCAGAACATGccag AACAACCTGTTCGAGAGCATTCAGCAGGGAAAGTATGAGTTTCCAGATAGGGACTGGGCCCACATTACAGAAGGAGCTAAGGATCTCATATCCAAACTGCTGGTACGTGATGCAACTCTTCGACTTAGTGCTGCTCAAGTCCTCATACACCCTTGGGTACAGGGA AATGCTCCAGAGAGAGGTCTTCCAACTCCTCATGTATTACAAAG GAACAGCAGCACCAAAGACTTGACCCAGTTTGCAGCAGAAGCCATTGCCTTCAACAGGCAGCTGTCCCAGCACGATGAGCAACAAGAGGACGTAGGAGCCATTGTGTGCTCCATGAGGCTGTCCCCTCCCTCCAACTCCAGACTCGCCCGCAGGCGGGCCCAGTCCAGCGCCCTGCGCACTAAGGACTTTGCGCCAGCTTCGGATGACCTTGCAGGCTAA
- the mob3c gene encoding MOB kinase activator 3C — translation MALCLGQVFSKDKTFRPKKRFEPGTQRFELYKKAQASLKSGLDLRRVVQLPEGENINDWIAVHVVDFFNRINLIYGTMSEFCTERTCPIMSGGLRYEYRWQDGENYKRPTKLPALKYMNLLMDWIESLINNEDIFPTRVGVPFPRNFQQVCKKILSRLFRVFVHVYIHHFDSICSMGAEAHINTCYKHYYYFITEFHLIDSSELEPLKEMTEKICH, via the exons ATGGCTCTGTGTCTTGGACAAGTCTTCAGCAAAGACAAAACATTCCggccaaagaaaagatttgaacCAGGAACACAGAGATTTGAACTGTATAAGAAAGCCCAGGCCTCGCTGAAATCAGGCTTGGACTTGAGGAGAGTGGTCCAGCTGCCAGAGGGTGAGAATATCAACGACTGGATTGCTGTACATGTGGTGGATTTCTTCAACAGAATCAACTTGATCTATGGGACTATGTCAGAGTTCTGCACGGAGAGAACCTGCCCCATTATGTCAGGGGGGCTGCGGTATGAGTACAGATGGCAGGATGGGGAGAACTACAAGAGGCCCACCAAACTCCCTGCTCTAAAGTACATGAAtctgctgatggactggatagAGTCCCTTATAAACAACGAGGACATCTTCCCCACCAGAGTAG GTGTCCCATTTCCTAGGAACTTCCAGCAGGTGTGCAAGAAGATCCTGAGTCGTCTCTTCAGagtttttgtccatgtttacATCCACCACTTTGACAGTATCTGCAGCATGGGAGCAGAGGCCCACATCAATACATGTTAcaagcactactactacttcatcaCTGAGTTCCACCTTATTGACAGTTCAGAACTGGAGCCTCTG AAGGAGATGACAGAGAAGATATGCCATTAA